A stretch of the Bacillus sp. FJAT-18017 genome encodes the following:
- a CDS encoding amidohydrolase family protein, which yields MSIEVKENSSNQPVKKVQGIIDTDVHHEIKSTRDLLPYMSEHWQRYIRDYGWVPERSIPFNQIRKETKYRMDTRPSDGSTPGSDYNLLKKQLLDQHNMTYAVLTGWFYEASVAKGWYEFAAARASAYNDYTIEHWLSKDKRLLGSITIPQDPVAAVREIERVASHPQMVQVMLPISDFAWGDPMYHPIFEAANRHGLKVAMHLSASITAQGGDFLRYYVAWRSVHPQSYMTQTISLITNGVFDKFPDLQVALVEGGFEWVPFMMHRMDSAYKALRAETPWVKRMPSDYFRDNMRFTTQPWDDLTPKQFLNVIDMMGSEDMIMYASDYPHWDFDAPERTVPAGVPETLKNKILFENARNFYRL from the coding sequence ATGAGTATCGAGGTAAAAGAAAATTCCAGCAACCAGCCTGTAAAAAAAGTTCAAGGCATTATTGATACGGATGTACATCATGAAATCAAATCAACAAGGGACCTGCTTCCATACATGTCCGAGCACTGGCAACGGTACATAAGGGATTATGGGTGGGTTCCGGAAAGAAGCATTCCGTTTAACCAAATCCGGAAAGAAACGAAGTACAGGATGGACACGAGGCCAAGTGACGGGTCGACACCAGGGAGCGATTACAACCTGCTGAAGAAACAGCTCCTTGATCAGCACAACATGACATATGCCGTACTCACAGGCTGGTTTTATGAGGCAAGTGTTGCAAAAGGGTGGTATGAATTTGCAGCAGCCCGTGCCTCTGCCTATAACGACTATACGATTGAACACTGGCTTTCAAAAGATAAGCGGCTGCTCGGAAGCATTACGATTCCTCAGGATCCAGTTGCTGCCGTAAGGGAAATCGAGCGGGTTGCTTCCCACCCGCAAATGGTACAGGTAATGTTGCCAATCTCGGATTTTGCCTGGGGAGACCCGATGTATCATCCGATTTTTGAAGCGGCAAACCGGCACGGGTTAAAGGTTGCCATGCACTTATCCGCATCGATTACTGCCCAGGGAGGAGACTTCCTCCGCTATTATGTGGCATGGAGATCCGTCCATCCCCAATCCTATATGACACAGACCATCTCGCTAATCACAAACGGGGTATTCGACAAATTCCCTGACCTCCAAGTGGCGCTCGTTGAAGGAGGTTTCGAGTGGGTGCCGTTCATGATGCACAGGATGGATTCAGCGTATAAGGCGCTAAGGGCAGAAACTCCTTGGGTCAAACGGATGCCAAGCGACTATTTCCGTGACAACATGAGGTTCACGACCCAACCGTGGGATGACCTGACTCCGAAGCAGTTTTTAAACGTAATCGACATGATGGGTTCGGAAGACATGATTATGTACGCATCCGACTATCCGCACTGGGACTTCGATGCACCTGAAAGGACGGTCCCGGCAGGAGTGCCGGAAACGCTTAAGAATAAAATACTATTCGAAAACGCCCGCAACTTTTATAGGCTGTAA
- a CDS encoding Ldh family oxidoreductase: MEFQISSLRKFSNRILVKAGVPKQEAELITATMIEADARGIHSHGLMRLPIYIERIQKGYIKKEAEIKVEKDNKGVAVIDGQFSAGQVVATRAMDLAIEKAGEYGIGAVSVKNSNHFGIAAHYALNAASKNMIAIVMSNTAPLMPPTGGAEKVLGNNPLAIAAPSNGKNPVLLDMALSNVALGKIIYAKNNGVSIPEGWGADHEGKPTTDASAVLDGGFVLPVGGPKGFGLALMVELLTGVLSGGDFSKMIPSMYDTTQKQSISHLMIAIDIASFMDVDRFKELSHTLGNYVKNAAKAPGVEELYLPGEIEFAIEEKRLSSGIPVSEGVVSDLNQLANSMDETPLVQ; this comes from the coding sequence ATGGAATTTCAGATTTCCAGTTTGCGGAAGTTTTCTAATAGGATATTAGTAAAGGCAGGTGTACCTAAACAAGAGGCAGAACTCATAACAGCGACCATGATTGAAGCAGACGCAAGAGGGATTCATAGCCATGGGCTAATGAGGCTTCCGATTTACATCGAGCGCATCCAAAAAGGGTACATCAAAAAAGAAGCCGAAATCAAGGTGGAAAAAGACAACAAAGGGGTAGCTGTGATTGATGGCCAGTTCTCGGCGGGCCAGGTGGTTGCGACAAGGGCAATGGACCTGGCAATTGAAAAGGCCGGGGAATACGGGATTGGAGCCGTCTCAGTCAAAAACTCCAATCATTTCGGGATTGCGGCCCACTATGCATTGAACGCAGCCAGCAAAAACATGATTGCAATCGTCATGAGCAATACCGCTCCACTTATGCCGCCAACCGGCGGAGCCGAGAAGGTGCTCGGAAACAACCCGCTGGCTATTGCCGCTCCTTCAAACGGAAAGAACCCAGTCCTGCTTGATATGGCTTTATCAAATGTGGCCCTTGGAAAAATCATTTATGCAAAGAACAACGGAGTTTCGATTCCGGAAGGCTGGGGAGCAGACCATGAAGGAAAGCCGACAACCGATGCATCCGCTGTCCTCGATGGAGGTTTTGTCCTTCCAGTCGGAGGCCCTAAAGGGTTCGGTCTCGCCCTCATGGTGGAGCTATTGACCGGCGTACTTTCTGGCGGCGATTTCTCGAAAATGATACCGAGCATGTATGACACCACACAAAAGCAATCCATTTCGCATCTGATGATTGCGATTGACATTGCTTCCTTCATGGATGTCGACAGATTCAAGGAATTAAGCCACACATTGGGGAACTACGTGAAAAACGCAGCCAAAGCTCCTGGCGTTGAGGAACTGTACCTCCCAGGTGAAATCGAATTTGCAATAGAAGAAAAACGTTTGAGCTCCGGAATCCCAGTTTCAGAGGGGGTAGTATCCGATCTGAACCAACTTGCAAATTCAATGGATGAGACGCCTTTGGTGCAATAG
- a CDS encoding M20 family metallopeptidase has protein sequence MNLEEVRQEIQSKEASSISLLKCFVEIESFSYDKEGVDRLSSEIQKTFGVFPVQMEVIQEEKYGNHLKVSWGEGNQQITVLSHLDTVYPRGTLVKMPFQVDETKVYGPGVYDMKASYVMMYHVFTLLKEKGDFPPGVKIVWLLTSDEEIGSPNGKQYVIEEAKKSLAVLVLEPPTEDGSLKTARKGGGRFTVAVKGISAHAGVNPGDGANAIEELCRQIVYISGLADPVQGTTINTGEIKGGTLFNVVPEYGAAEIDVRVGNREEAVRIEEALRNLSPVNPRTQLKVTGGIYRPPMERGEETEKLFYLAKKLGEQLGINLTEASTGGGSDGNFAASTGVPVLDGLGVFGGFAHSPDEFLRKISIAERTALLYGILLSLVKNESNNPT, from the coding sequence ATGAACCTGGAGGAAGTCAGGCAGGAAATTCAATCGAAAGAAGCAAGCTCCATCAGCCTTTTGAAATGCTTTGTTGAGATTGAGAGCTTTTCCTATGATAAAGAAGGAGTAGACAGACTCAGTTCGGAAATACAAAAGACGTTCGGCGTTTTTCCGGTCCAGATGGAAGTCATTCAAGAAGAAAAATACGGAAACCATTTAAAGGTGAGTTGGGGAGAAGGGAATCAGCAAATAACCGTCTTGTCCCACCTGGACACCGTATATCCTCGCGGAACTCTCGTCAAAATGCCTTTTCAGGTGGATGAAACAAAAGTATACGGCCCTGGTGTTTATGACATGAAAGCCTCCTATGTGATGATGTACCACGTGTTCACGTTGCTTAAGGAGAAGGGGGACTTTCCGCCCGGTGTAAAAATTGTCTGGCTCCTGACTTCTGACGAGGAAATTGGAAGTCCAAACGGGAAGCAGTATGTGATTGAAGAGGCGAAAAAAAGCCTGGCAGTCCTGGTTCTGGAGCCGCCAACAGAAGACGGCTCATTAAAAACGGCAAGAAAGGGCGGCGGCAGGTTCACGGTTGCAGTAAAGGGCATATCCGCTCATGCAGGTGTTAACCCTGGGGACGGGGCAAATGCGATCGAGGAACTGTGCCGGCAGATAGTGTATATTTCCGGACTTGCAGACCCTGTTCAGGGAACGACCATCAATACCGGTGAAATAAAGGGAGGCACACTATTCAATGTCGTCCCTGAATATGGAGCTGCTGAAATCGATGTCAGGGTGGGAAATAGGGAAGAGGCTGTAAGGATAGAAGAAGCATTAAGGAATCTTTCACCTGTAAATCCGAGAACTCAGTTAAAAGTTACAGGAGGTATTTACCGTCCTCCGATGGAAAGGGGGGAGGAAACTGAAAAACTCTTTTACTTGGCAAAAAAACTGGGAGAACAGTTGGGCATCAACCTGACGGAAGCTTCGACCGGAGGCGGGTCTGACGGGAATTTTGCTGCAAGCACAGGGGTTCCGGTACTTGATGGACTGGGAGTTTTCGGAGGCTTTGCCCATTCTCCGGATGAGTTCCTTCGAAAGATTAGCATCGCTGAACGGACAGCGCTGCTTTATGGAATCCTCTTATCCCTTGTAAAAAATGAATCTAATAATCCGACATAA
- a CDS encoding tripartite tricarboxylate transporter permease translates to METFDLLLNGFAQAMTWQNLLYCILGVTVGMFVGVMPGLGPVAGTAILIPLTYGMEPTSAIIMLSGIYYGAMYGGTITSVLINIPGEAASVITTIDGHQLAKQGRAGVALGVAAIGSFIGGITALLGLAFLGPPLAEFALRFGPPEFFALMILGLMMLVGLMGKSLVKGLIAAIFGLLLSFVGIDPISGSTRFTFGQPEFFGGIDFVIVAMGLFGISEILYNSGQQHKADKPAAVKGLFPRRDEWNPTMKAIGRGTGLGFLIGLVPGANAVLSSLASYSLEKKVSKNPDSFGKGALEGVAGPETANNATSGSSLIPLFTLGLPSSPTVAVILGAFIMHGLQPGPKLFRENADFAWAVIASMFIGNIILLIMNLPLANLWGKVAQVPYKILLPLIMMFTMVGAYTVKNSVFDIGLMLVFGVIGYFMKKLELPIAATVLTLVLGSQIESSLLQSLAISNGSASIFFTRPISAVLIVVTGLILVGTILAGFKNKKDILGTDIEI, encoded by the coding sequence ATGGAAACATTTGACTTATTGCTGAATGGTTTTGCCCAGGCAATGACCTGGCAGAACCTGTTGTATTGTATCCTTGGGGTAACCGTGGGGATGTTTGTAGGAGTCATGCCGGGCCTTGGTCCAGTTGCAGGTACTGCAATTCTCATTCCACTTACATACGGGATGGAACCAACTTCCGCTATCATCATGCTTTCCGGTATCTATTACGGAGCAATGTACGGGGGAACAATTACATCCGTTCTGATCAACATACCAGGTGAGGCTGCAAGTGTCATCACCACGATTGACGGACATCAGCTTGCCAAACAGGGGAGGGCGGGTGTTGCGCTTGGAGTCGCGGCCATCGGGTCATTTATAGGCGGCATTACCGCCCTTCTTGGACTTGCCTTTTTGGGTCCTCCTCTGGCTGAATTTGCATTAAGATTTGGGCCTCCGGAGTTTTTCGCCCTGATGATACTTGGCCTGATGATGCTTGTCGGGCTGATGGGGAAGTCGCTTGTCAAAGGGTTAATAGCTGCTATTTTCGGGCTTCTGCTCTCGTTTGTCGGGATTGATCCAATTTCAGGAAGCACACGTTTCACGTTTGGACAGCCGGAGTTTTTCGGCGGTATTGATTTTGTTATTGTAGCCATGGGCCTTTTTGGGATATCTGAAATTCTTTATAACTCGGGTCAGCAGCATAAAGCGGATAAACCCGCAGCAGTAAAAGGTCTGTTCCCGCGCCGTGACGAATGGAATCCTACTATGAAGGCAATAGGGAGAGGTACAGGTCTCGGATTTTTAATCGGGCTTGTGCCAGGAGCAAACGCCGTCCTCTCATCCCTTGCTTCGTATTCTCTGGAAAAGAAAGTTTCGAAAAACCCAGACTCATTCGGCAAGGGAGCTCTCGAAGGAGTTGCAGGGCCCGAAACTGCCAACAATGCAACAAGCGGCAGCTCTCTCATCCCGCTGTTCACCCTTGGCCTTCCAAGTTCACCAACTGTTGCCGTCATTCTCGGGGCCTTTATCATGCACGGCCTTCAGCCAGGGCCTAAGCTGTTCAGGGAAAATGCCGACTTTGCCTGGGCAGTCATTGCTAGTATGTTTATCGGCAACATTATATTGCTAATTATGAATCTGCCGCTTGCAAACCTTTGGGGCAAAGTTGCTCAGGTTCCGTATAAAATTCTGCTTCCTCTCATTATGATGTTTACGATGGTAGGAGCCTATACAGTAAAAAACAGCGTCTTTGACATTGGCCTTATGCTGGTATTCGGGGTTATCGGATATTTTATGAAAAAACTCGAACTGCCAATAGCTGCAACGGTGCTGACGCTTGTACTTGGAAGCCAGATTGAGTCATCGCTCCTGCAGTCCCTTGCGATATCCAATGGAAGCGCCAGTATCTTCTTTACAAGGCCGATTTCAGCTGTGCTTATTGTTGTGACGGGGCTAATCCTTGTTGGCACCATTCTTGCGGGATTCAAAAACAAGAAAGATATTCTTGGAACGGATATTGAAATATAG
- a CDS encoding tripartite tricarboxylate transporter TctB family protein, whose translation MQKAGCWAAVITIIFSSVFLYQSTKVDYEGPLGFGPGFFPFWLSILLLVLSVLYLVISLKEEMHLSELIPKGKERLDFWMILLSMALFILLLERTGFVIAGALCLILLMYRTFKWYWTISLSVGISLFIFVIFAKALAIPLPVNSLGW comes from the coding sequence ATGCAGAAGGCGGGCTGTTGGGCAGCTGTCATTACGATAATTTTTTCATCGGTTTTTTTATACCAAAGCACCAAGGTCGATTATGAGGGACCACTCGGGTTCGGGCCTGGATTTTTCCCTTTTTGGCTGAGCATTCTGCTCCTCGTGCTTTCGGTCCTTTACTTGGTCATTAGTTTAAAAGAAGAAATGCATCTCAGTGAGCTTATACCCAAAGGTAAAGAAAGACTGGATTTTTGGATGATTCTCCTGTCAATGGCACTGTTCATCCTTCTTTTGGAAAGAACAGGGTTTGTCATCGCCGGGGCGCTTTGCCTTATCCTGCTTATGTACCGAACGTTCAAGTGGTATTGGACGATTTCATTGTCGGTTGGAATCTCGCTGTTTATTTTTGTCATCTTTGCAAAAGCACTGGCGATCCCATTGCCGGTCAATTCACTTGGGTGGTAA
- a CDS encoding phosphoglycerate dehydrogenase: MYKVVSSSPTFGKYSKKPVEMLEREGCTVTILDGSIANNEEKLAEALIDADALIVGIEKITKKVLERAKGLKVIAKHGAGVDNIDLMAAKDNGITIAFAPGANRHAVADLAFGLLLSLAREIPESYSKVKEGSWPRVVGVELYGKTFGVIGTGRIGKEAIRRARGFDMKILALDPYQDPELIQSGVKYVDWDTLLKESDFITIHTDLNEQSRNMFNEEAFKKMKKTACLVNTARGGIIDEKALYDALKEGEISGAALDVFENEPVGSSPLLSLPNFIGTPHMAGYTVDALEEVGMITARNILNVLNGEKAEHEWKVPV; encoded by the coding sequence ATGTATAAAGTTGTTTCATCATCCCCGACATTCGGGAAATATTCAAAAAAACCAGTTGAAATGCTGGAACGCGAAGGATGCACCGTTACCATTCTTGACGGGTCAATCGCAAATAATGAAGAAAAATTAGCTGAAGCGCTGATTGATGCAGACGCGTTAATAGTCGGTATTGAGAAAATTACGAAAAAAGTACTGGAGCGGGCAAAAGGGCTAAAGGTCATTGCCAAGCATGGGGCCGGAGTGGATAATATCGATCTGATGGCCGCTAAAGATAACGGGATTACAATCGCCTTTGCACCAGGGGCCAACCGCCATGCAGTCGCTGACCTCGCTTTCGGTCTTCTTCTTTCCCTCGCAAGGGAAATTCCGGAATCTTATTCAAAAGTGAAGGAAGGTTCCTGGCCAAGGGTGGTCGGAGTAGAATTATACGGGAAGACATTTGGGGTTATCGGTACAGGAAGAATTGGGAAGGAAGCGATCAGGCGGGCACGAGGCTTTGATATGAAAATCCTGGCCCTCGACCCATACCAGGATCCAGAACTGATCCAGTCTGGTGTGAAATATGTAGACTGGGATACGTTGCTAAAGGAATCGGATTTCATAACCATACATACTGACCTTAATGAACAATCCAGAAATATGTTTAACGAAGAAGCTTTTAAAAAAATGAAAAAAACCGCCTGCCTTGTTAATACTGCAAGAGGTGGAATCATAGACGAAAAGGCTCTTTACGATGCTTTAAAAGAAGGAGAGATTTCAGGAGCAGCTCTTGATGTATTTGAGAACGAGCCAGTGGGAAGTTCGCCGCTTCTTTCCCTTCCAAATTTTATTGGAACTCCGCACATGGCCGGTTATACAGTTGATGCCCTTGAGGAGGTTGGGATGATTACTGCCAGGAACATCCTGAATGTCCTGAACGGAGAAAAGGCAGAGCATGAGTGGAAGGTGCCGGTATGA
- a CDS encoding Bug family tripartite tricarboxylate transporter substrate binding protein: MKKRKLFLPFAAALLAFGLAGCSSDNASGETGGQGKKSNYPNRAIQMIVPFAPGGTTDSAARALATVANKYLPNGQTVAIVNKDGGAGTIGMNDVAQAKGDGYTIGMATSGPLTIKTHSKEVAYKPADFKPIIQVVATPNVLVVKSDSPIKTFEDWMEYVKKNPNKFTYGTSGAGLTQHITMENLTSKTDIKVKHVPFKGGAPALTALLGGNIEGALVQTPEAIPHVEEGTLRPIWISGTFKPEELNDVPLLTEKDIDVQADVWTGLVAPSEVPDDLVKVLHDAFKKALEDQTAIEQLKKIGAEPVYKSPEEFQEIINNDYKENGKVLEAIGLN, from the coding sequence ATGAAAAAGAGAAAGCTATTTCTTCCATTCGCAGCAGCCCTCCTGGCATTTGGATTAGCCGGCTGCAGCTCCGATAATGCCAGCGGGGAAACAGGCGGCCAAGGGAAAAAATCCAATTATCCAAATAGAGCGATTCAGATGATTGTTCCGTTCGCTCCAGGCGGAACAACTGACAGTGCAGCAAGGGCACTTGCCACGGTTGCTAACAAATACCTTCCTAACGGACAAACTGTCGCCATCGTCAACAAAGATGGGGGAGCAGGAACAATCGGAATGAACGATGTGGCCCAGGCAAAAGGAGACGGCTATACAATTGGAATGGCCACGTCAGGACCGCTCACAATCAAAACTCACTCCAAGGAAGTAGCGTACAAACCAGCCGACTTCAAGCCGATTATTCAGGTTGTTGCAACTCCAAATGTGCTGGTGGTCAAATCGGATTCACCGATTAAGACATTCGAGGACTGGATGGAGTACGTAAAGAAGAATCCAAACAAGTTCACATACGGAACAAGCGGCGCGGGGTTAACCCAGCACATTACAATGGAAAACCTGACGAGCAAGACTGACATAAAGGTCAAACATGTTCCGTTTAAGGGTGGGGCGCCTGCTCTTACCGCACTCCTTGGAGGCAATATCGAGGGAGCCCTCGTACAGACACCGGAAGCAATCCCGCATGTCGAGGAAGGAACTCTTCGCCCAATTTGGATTTCTGGTACATTCAAGCCTGAAGAACTGAACGATGTTCCGCTATTGACTGAAAAAGACATTGATGTTCAGGCAGATGTCTGGACAGGGCTCGTTGCCCCTTCAGAGGTTCCCGATGATCTAGTGAAAGTACTTCACGATGCATTCAAGAAAGCACTCGAAGATCAAACTGCAATCGAACAGCTAAAAAAGATTGGTGCGGAACCAGTCTATAAAAGCCCGGAAGAATTCCAGGAAATCATTAATAATGACTACAAAGAAAATGGAAAAGTCCTTGAAGCAATTGGGTTGAATTAG
- a CDS encoding DUF3870 domain-containing protein, whose amino-acid sequence MKTDDTILVTGFAQGPKGTTVYETYKTIGVVLVINTKTGVIEDAQFTVLTDLMDTYISSLVRGYDTKDGIAPLLEKVKKHCLVPSQGAVVQAIRSAWDRYQESRIKV is encoded by the coding sequence ATGAAGACAGATGATACGATCCTAGTCACAGGATTTGCACAAGGCCCAAAAGGGACGACCGTTTATGAAACGTACAAGACCATCGGTGTCGTACTTGTCATCAATACAAAGACGGGTGTGATTGAAGATGCACAGTTTACCGTTCTGACTGACTTGATGGACACGTATATCAGTTCATTAGTCAGGGGCTATGACACGAAAGACGGTATTGCCCCGCTTCTGGAAAAGGTTAAAAAACATTGTCTCGTACCATCCCAGGGTGCGGTTGTTCAAGCCATTCGCTCAGCATGGGACAGGTACCAGGAATCAAGAATAAAAGTATAA
- a CDS encoding fumarylacetoacetate hydrolase family protein, with product MKFVRFLESDSISYGLLEGEDIVKVNGNIFENYKVTSERLPVSQVKLLAPLQPGKLVAIGLNYKKHAEEVNKPLPAEPMMFLVSPTAVVGPDDEIKLANPENRTEHEAEIAIVIGKTAEYVSKEEALQYVFGYTVCNDVSDRVLQKRDGQFTRAKSFSTYKPLGPVIATDVDPDNCPISLRVNGETRQDSNTSDMIFSTAEIVSFVSHVMRLEPGDVIITGTSSGVSPLYDGDVVETEIKGIGILSNPVTVKNKIAAESTF from the coding sequence ATGAAATTTGTACGGTTTTTAGAAAGCGATTCCATTTCTTATGGGCTGCTGGAAGGGGAAGACATCGTTAAGGTTAACGGAAACATATTTGAAAACTACAAAGTGACTTCGGAAAGGCTTCCTGTATCACAGGTCAAACTTCTTGCTCCTTTGCAGCCCGGAAAACTTGTGGCGATTGGCCTGAATTACAAAAAGCATGCTGAAGAGGTGAACAAACCGCTTCCGGCAGAGCCGATGATGTTCCTCGTTTCACCTACTGCAGTCGTTGGCCCTGATGATGAAATTAAGCTGGCCAATCCTGAAAACAGGACAGAACATGAAGCAGAAATAGCAATTGTAATTGGCAAAACGGCTGAGTACGTAAGTAAAGAAGAAGCGCTTCAATATGTATTCGGTTACACTGTTTGCAATGATGTCTCGGATCGTGTACTGCAAAAGAGAGATGGCCAGTTTACTAGAGCAAAAAGCTTTTCAACCTATAAACCATTAGGCCCAGTCATTGCAACGGATGTAGATCCTGACAACTGCCCTATTTCCTTAAGGGTGAATGGGGAAACAAGGCAGGATTCCAATACGAGTGACATGATTTTTTCAACAGCAGAAATTGTCTCATTCGTTTCCCATGTCATGAGGCTGGAACCGGGAGATGTTATTATCACTGGAACTTCGTCCGGTGTCTCTCCTCTATATGATGGGGATGTTGTCGAAACAGAAATAAAAGGGATTGGAATTCTTTCAAATCCTGTCACTGTAAAAAACAAGATTGCCGCAGAAAGTACATTTTAA
- a CDS encoding SDR family NAD(P)-dependent oxidoreductase, whose product MKLKGKVALITGSARGLGFSMAADLLKEGASVVINDIDEETVRDAVETLSNEGHDVNGFAANVANKDQVVSMIEYVADTYGRLDILVNNAGGALRTPKRLEDIMEEHWDLVLDVNLKGTFLVSQAAIPAMQKNGGGSIINLASIGGRTASIVTGVSYAAAKAGVIGFTRRLAMEVGNAGIRVNAIAPGLVISGDRLKETWENMPDGEQSEVLGAIPLGRLGTNQELARAVTFLASDDSAYMTGAVLDINGGRFMG is encoded by the coding sequence TTGAAGCTGAAAGGAAAAGTGGCCCTGATTACAGGCTCAGCGCGAGGCCTCGGGTTCAGCATGGCAGCCGATCTGCTGAAAGAAGGAGCAAGCGTTGTTATAAACGATATAGATGAAGAAACTGTTAGGGATGCAGTGGAAACTTTAAGTAACGAAGGCCATGACGTGAATGGTTTTGCAGCGAATGTTGCAAATAAGGATCAGGTTGTTTCGATGATTGAATATGTGGCCGATACTTATGGGAGACTCGATATTCTTGTCAATAATGCGGGCGGTGCTCTCAGGACACCTAAAAGATTAGAGGATATTATGGAGGAACATTGGGACCTCGTCCTTGATGTCAATTTGAAAGGTACTTTTCTGGTATCCCAGGCAGCCATACCAGCGATGCAGAAAAATGGCGGCGGCAGCATTATCAACCTTGCAAGCATTGGGGGCAGGACTGCCAGTATTGTAACAGGAGTCTCGTATGCAGCTGCAAAAGCGGGAGTCATTGGGTTTACAAGGCGGCTTGCCATGGAAGTTGGAAATGCTGGAATCCGGGTGAATGCTATAGCACCAGGTCTTGTCATTTCAGGGGATCGTCTGAAAGAGACGTGGGAAAATATGCCTGATGGGGAACAAAGCGAGGTACTTGGAGCAATTCCTCTTGGGCGTCTTGGCACGAATCAGGAGCTGGCCAGGGCCGTTACATTCCTGGCTAGCGACGACTCCGCTTATATGACCGGTGCAGTACTCGATATAAATGGCGGGCGGTTCATGGGCTAG
- a CDS encoding NAD(P)H-quinone oxidoreductase encodes MKAIFVDDDTKQLYIDNSEEPVAGEDELLIRVNAAALNRADLLQKIGKYPPPPGESEIIGLEVSGVVEEAGKNVKEFQAGDRVCALLAGGGYAEKVKVSAGLCIPIPEKLDFIEAAAIPEAFLTAYLNLFDMAKMKEGDIVLIHAAASGVGTAAIQLAIAAGATPIATAGSEEKLEFCRTLGARHLINYKEEDFSERVEEITSGRGVDIILDPVGASYFQKNLSSIALDGRWVVIGGMGGYDVENVPLRSLMRKRASLIGSTLRSRSVADKSRLTRQFKEFALSRFSDGSLLPVVDKVFNWREANEAHQYMEQNKNKGKIVLKVD; translated from the coding sequence ATGAAAGCTATATTTGTGGATGACGATACGAAACAATTATATATCGATAATAGTGAGGAGCCAGTGGCCGGTGAGGATGAACTGCTTATAAGAGTAAACGCAGCCGCATTGAACCGTGCAGACCTGCTTCAGAAAATAGGGAAATACCCTCCCCCGCCTGGTGAATCGGAAATAATCGGCCTTGAAGTTTCCGGTGTTGTAGAAGAGGCTGGAAAGAACGTTAAAGAGTTCCAGGCAGGTGATCGAGTATGCGCCCTTCTTGCAGGCGGCGGATATGCCGAGAAAGTGAAAGTTTCAGCGGGTTTATGTATTCCTATACCTGAAAAGCTGGATTTCATCGAGGCGGCAGCCATACCGGAAGCGTTCCTGACTGCATACCTGAATTTGTTCGATATGGCAAAAATGAAAGAAGGAGATATTGTCCTGATTCATGCCGCTGCAAGCGGCGTCGGCACTGCTGCCATCCAGCTTGCAATCGCGGCAGGAGCAACTCCAATTGCAACAGCCGGAAGTGAGGAGAAATTAGAGTTTTGCAGAACACTTGGTGCTCGGCACCTTATCAATTATAAAGAAGAAGATTTTTCTGAAAGAGTCGAGGAGATTACGAGTGGCCGTGGGGTCGATATTATTCTCGATCCGGTCGGGGCATCTTACTTCCAAAAAAATCTCAGTTCAATTGCTCTTGACGGCCGCTGGGTAGTTATCGGCGGAATGGGAGGCTATGACGTCGAAAATGTTCCGCTCCGCTCTCTTATGAGAAAAAGAGCCTCTCTGATTGGTTCCACACTCAGGTCAAGAAGCGTTGCAGATAAATCAAGATTGACCAGACAATTTAAAGAATTTGCGCTTTCACGCTTTAGTGACGGGAGCCTATTGCCAGTGGTGGATAAAGTCTTCAATTGGCGGGAAGCCAATGAAGCCCATCAGTACATGGAACAAAACAAAAACAAAGGGAAAATTGTCCTTAAGGTAGATTAA
- a CDS encoding Rieske (2Fe-2S) protein, translating into MKHQVCTIGELQQFQKVPVQVNGKAVVVVRSEDGGVYALRDVCPHKGPCLSDGMLDKGCTSNEVGEYIFEKEKEVLRCPWHSWEFDIKTGKSIFAPEKVKVKTYEVTVEDEKVYIKM; encoded by the coding sequence GTGAAACATCAGGTTTGTACAATTGGGGAATTGCAGCAATTCCAGAAGGTGCCGGTCCAGGTCAATGGAAAGGCTGTCGTCGTAGTCCGATCTGAAGATGGAGGTGTGTATGCACTCCGTGACGTTTGCCCGCATAAAGGGCCTTGCCTATCCGACGGAATGCTGGACAAAGGATGTACATCCAATGAAGTCGGAGAGTATATTTTTGAAAAAGAAAAAGAAGTCCTGAGATGCCCGTGGCACAGCTGGGAGTTTGATATTAAGACAGGGAAATCTATATTCGCTCCAGAGAAAGTAAAGGTCAAAACATACGAAGTAACCGTTGAGGACGAAAAGGTGTATATCAAAATGTAA